A stretch of DNA from Oceanispirochaeta sp. M1:
CCATTAAAGATAATGGAATCGGTATGAGCGAACAGGATCTGGTGGACTCTCTTGGTACCATCGCCCGTTCAGGAACCAAGAACTTTCTGAGTCAGATTTCCGGTGACGATAGAAAAGATTCCAACCTCATTGGACAATTCGGTGTAGGTTTCTACTCTATATTTATGGTTGCCGACAAGGTCGATGTAATTTCAAGAAAAGCCGGTGAAGATTCTGCCTGGAAATGGAGCAGTGACGGAAGAGAGGGATTTTCCCTGGATTCTGCTGAAAGAGAAGAAGGAAATGGTACTTCCGTTATCCTTCATCTGAATGATACCGGTAAAGAGTATGCCAACCGTTATGATCTTGAACAGATCATTAAGAAGTATTCCAACCACATCGCCTTCCCTATTTTTCTGCACTATGAATCAAGCAGTTATGAGGGAGAAGGGGACGATAAGAAAGAGGTCAAAGAAGACAAGATCGAGCAGATCAACGCTGCCTCCGCTCTTTGGAAACGTTCAACAAAAGAGATCAAGGATGAGGAATACAATGAATTCTTCAAATCTATCTCAAACGATATGGACGATCCTCTTCACAGAATTCATACTCGCGCCGAGGGTACTCTGGAATACACAACCCTGTTTTTTATTCCCAAAAAAGCACCCTTCGATATGTATCAGGCCGATTATAAACCCGGTGTGAAACTCTATGTACGCCGTGTGTTTATCACCGATGATGACAAAGAGCTTCTCCCCACCTACCTGAGATTCATCAGAGGTGTTATCGACTCCGAAGACCTCCCTCTCAATGTCAGCCGTGAAATTCTTCAGAAGAATAAAGTCCTTGCCAGCATTAGAAATGCCTCTGTAAAAAAGATTCTTTCCGAGCTGAAAAAGCTTTCCGACAAGGAAGAAGAATACAAAAATTTTATCGAGCAGTATAACCGTCCTCTCAAGGAAGGAATCTACTCCGATTATGCCAATAAAGATGATCTAATGGAGTTGGTACGCTATAAGTCCACATCGGTGGAAGGCTGGACGAGTCTGGCGGCTTATGTTGACCGCATGACAGAAGATCAGAAATCCATATACTTCATCACCGGTGATAATGAAGGTACCTTAAGAAACTCTCCCCTCCTGGAAGCATATAAGAAGAAGGGAATCGAAGTTCTGATCATGGATGATGAGATCGATGAAATTGTTGCTCCCATGATGGGCTCATACAAAGAAAAAGAGATGAAGGGCGTCAATAAGAGCGGTTCTGCTGACGATCTGAAAACAGACGAGGACAAAGAGAAAGAAAAATCCGTTGAACCTCTTCTGAAAAAAATCAAAGATGCTCTGGGTGAAGAAGTTAAGGATGTTGTAGCATCCAGTCGTCTTCATGAATCTCCCAGCTGTATCGTAGCCGATGAGAATGATCCCACTGCCCAGATGCAGCAGATGCTCAAGGCCATGGGTCAGACTGAAATGCCCGAGATCAAACCTATTTTGGAAGTGAATCCGGACCATGCCATTGTCAAACAGCTGCAGGATTCTTCAGACATGACTCTTCTTGAAGACGTGAGTCATCTTCTGTTGGATCAGGCTATTCTGGCCGAAGGGGCTCCTCTGAAAGATCCACATGCTTTTGCCAAGAGGCTGAACCGGGTTCTGGAAAAGGCTCTTTAAGTACCTTTTGTAAATACTACCGGAATTTATCCCGGTATAATGAAGACTGTCTCAACTGAGGCAGTCTTTTTTTTTTGATTAATGCAGTCCGATGAGAAATAATTGAATTAGGAAGCTTCTTCCGGAGGTTGTAATGAGGAAATTCGTTTCTGTCTTATTTTTAATGCTGGCTGCAGTGACAATGCTTACTGCCCAGAAGAAGAAAAACATAAATGTTCATCAACTCTACGGTGTTCACTACCGGAATAGGGTTTAAACTCTGATGACATTCAGTAAAATAATATGAAAATACTCGTTGGTCATAGTAATATGGATCTGGATTGTATGGGTTCTCTTGTTCTGGGACGTTATCTCTATCCCGATGCCGTCTGTGTGAAGAGCCGTCTGATCCATCCTGTTGCCAAATCTCTGTACAATCTTTATAAAAAGCATTTGAATTTTATGTCTTCAAAAGACCTGAGGGATCAGCATGTGGATGAAATAGTTATCCTGGATACAAGGACCAGCGGGCGTATACGGGAATATATGGAGTTCCTTCCGGATTTTGATGGTCGGATGATTGTCTATGACCACCATTGTAATGACAGCTGTGATCTTAAAAATGCAGAGATCCATTCCGAAAGTTATGGTTCTAATACCACTATTCTGGCTTTGATTCTTAAGGAGAGTGGGACCGAGCTTAATCCTGTGGATGCGACAATCGCCCTCACAGGGATCTTTGCAGATACCGGAAACTTTACTCATGAAAATGTCTGTGTTGAAGATTTCAGGGCATCCACCTGGCTGATGAAGCAGGGGGCCAGTATGAAGCTGGTCAGTCAGTTTTTAAAGCCTTTGAAACAGGATTACCAGATATCTCTCTTTCATCAGGTTCTGAACCGTCTGGTATATAAGAAAATTCACGGACATACGATTATTCTCAGTTACTTTGAAATGAAAGATCAGGTCAGCGGTCTGGCTCCCATTGTTGAAAAGGTATTCGAGGTAGAAAATGCGGATGCTCTCTTTGTCCTTTTCGGACTGGAGAAGGCAAATAAAACCCTGATTATCGGTAGAAGTCAGAAAGAGACAATCGATGTGAGCAGTATTCTGGCTCCCTGGGGCGGAGGCGGCCATACCCGTGCGGCATCTGCTCAGCTTAAGGGTAAATTCGGACAAGAGGTCTATGAATCGTTTATAAAAGGACTGACACATTCCCTGCTTCCCGCCGTTTCAGCTGAAGATCTCATGACTCCTGATGTGGATATCATTCAGGATTCATGGTCTGTGCTGGATGCTTCAATCTTTCTGGAAAAAATCGGTCATACAGGAGCGCCGGTGCTCAATGACGATAATGAACTGATCGGGTTTATGACCTTGAGAGATATCAGTAAAGCCCGTAAGAGTGAGCAGATGAAGGCACCGGTCCGCAGCTATATGACCAGAAAGGTCCACAGCTGTAAAAGTGATGCCAGTGTGAAAGAGCTGGAGTCTTTTTTTCTGCAGTTTAATGTAGGACATATCCCTGTGACCCATGAAGGCCGGTTACTGGGGATTGTGACCCGAACTGATTATCTGAATTATCTGGAACGGCGATAATTCAGATAATCAGGGCTTATTAGAAACTGAGTTCTGTAATGATCCGACAGGCCTCTTTTATCTGTTCTGAAGAAACTTCAAGACTTGTTACAAGGCGGAGTTCTTCAGGAGCGGTCGCAATGACTCTGACTCCCTTTTCAGCCAGTTTCTGCTCTACTGTTTTAGCATTGATTCCGGGAGTATTGAAAAATACGATGTTTGTCTCCACCCTGTTCAGATCTACTTTTACCCATCCGCATGCATCAAGGCTCTTTGCCAGTTCCATGGCATGATCATGATCTTCACTGAGTCTCTCTCTGTTGTGCTCCAGGGCATAGAGTCCGGCAGCGGCAATAACTCCCGCCTGACGCATTCCGCCGCCCAGTATCTTTCTCCAGCGTCTGGATTCTTCAATCAGGGATCTGCTTCCGACAATCATTGAACCCACGGGTGCACCCAGTCCTTTGGAGAGACAGAGATTGGCAGAATCCACATAGGAAAAAATCTCTTTCAGGCTCATTCCGGTAGCCGCACAGGCATTGAAACAGCGGGCACCGTCCATATGTATGGGGAGATTCTTAGTTTGTGCATAAGCGGATAAGGCGGCGAGATCTTCTTTTTTCCAGCAGGTACCACCTTCAAAATTATGGGTATTCTCTATGGTAATAAGACTGGTATGAGCTATGTCGTAGTCATTTTCCTTGATTTTTCCTGCTACGGCATCGGGAGTAAGAATTCCCCGCTCTCCTGCAGCAGCAATAGGAACAGTTCCGGCAACAGCAGCAATCCCTCCCACTTCGTGGTGCAGGATGTGGGCATTCTCGTGAAGGATCACTTCTTTTCCGCGCCCTCCCATTATGATAAGCGGGATAAGATTGCCCATGGTTCCCGAACTTACAAATAAAGCCGCTTCGGCTTCGCAGAGTTCTGCGGTTCTGCTTTCCAGAGCGTTTATGCTGGGATCTTCACCGTAGACATCATCTCCCACTTCGGCGTCATACATTGCCTGACGCATGGCCTGTGAGGGGCGGGTAAAGGTATCACTTCTAAGTTCAATTGCTGTCGTTTTCATGTTCATTCGGGATTCTCCTTGTAGTAGGGACTTCTTATGGGTCCGGGGGGCATATCAATTCAGTGCTTCTCTCACAGAGGAAAAGACTCAGGGCCTGAGAGTTAAGGCCGGAGGATCTCAAACTGCTCAAAAAATCCGGGATAGGTTATATTCACGGCTTCTGCCGTATCGATCACTGTTTCACCGACTGCTCCAAGTGAGGCTATGGCCAGGGACATTACGACACGGTGATCACCGTGTCCTTTCACAGTGTTTCCTGTCAGGGGACTGCCCTGAATAATCATACCGTCAGGGGTCTCTTCTATCTCTGCTCCCATCTTTCTGAGTTCGGCGGTCATCACTGAAATACGGTCAGTCTCTTTCATTCGCGCCTGAGGAACGTTGATAATGCGGGTTTCTCCCTTGGCATAACAGGCTGTCACAGCCATGGCCGGGAGGGCATCGGGGGTGTCATTAAGATCCAGTACTGCACCTTTCAGCTGACCACCCCTTACTTCAATACCTTTTTCTGTATGTCTTATAGAAGCACCCATGGTACTCAGATAATCCAGAACGGCTTTATCACCCTGACTGTCTTCCATATCCAGTCCTTTGATAAGAAGGGTAGAGCCGGTCAGTGCTGCGGCACAGAAAAAAAATGTGGCCGATGAGAAGTCGGCGGCAATGACTGCATCGAAGGATCTGTATTTCTGTCCACCGGAAATAGTGAACTCTTTCATCTCCTTCTGCTGCCAACGGATGTTTTGTCTTTCCATCCATTTCAGGGTCATTTCTGCGTAGGGCTGTTCCATAAGAAGGGGAACCTTGATTCGGCATTCTCTGTCTGAAGATTCCAGTAGGGGTGCTGCAAGAAGAAGAGCCGAAAGATACTGACTGGTGGGGCACTCAATGGAGCACTCTCCACCTTTAAGGGGGCCTTTTACCCAGTAGGGTGCATATCCGTCTTCAGATGACTCCACTTCGGCTCCGAGAGCTTTCAGGGCATTAAGGAGTCTCCCCGCTGACCTGCTTCTGATCTGATCATCACCGTCAAAATGGACCTTTCTGCCCAGTACAGCAGCAATGGCTGTAAGAAGGTAAAGGGATGTTCCCGAGTTACCGACATCGATATAAACATCTTCTCCCGCTCCGAAAGGGATGGGGGAAAGGACTTTCCAGCCATCTTTGCAGTCTTCAATGACGGCTCCCAGTTTACGGCAGGCATCGAGACAGGAGAGTGTATCTGCTGAATAAAGAGGCTGGTGTATGCGGCTTGATCCCTCTGCAAGAGAGCCAATCAACAGGGCTCTGATGGTATGGGATTTTGAGGCAGGAACCTGTATTGACCCCCTGAGGGTTATAGGACTGCCGGAAGCTATTGATTTACCTTTGATTGTGACTGTACTCATAATACATCTGAGAATAACAGATCAATACCCTCTCTGTCCAAGGGGCAATTTCAGCCTTCCCAGAGATGTTTGCCGAGTCTGACCTTTCCAGAGGCCGTAAACTCGACACCCTCAGCTTCCAGAAGCCCCCTCTGAATCTGTCCGGCATCTCCCTCAAGTGAGATGCCTCCCGAGGAATTGACGACTCTGTGCCAGGGCATGGAGTGTTTTCTGCTGGAACTGTGGAGCAGTCTGGCGACCTGACGGGCTCCCCGGGGCGCTCCGGCCATATGGGCGATCCGTCCATAGGAGCAGACTTTTCCGGGGGGTATGTTTTTAATGATTTTTATAACTTGCAACGAAAATTCTTCCATGGAATCCTCCCAGTATCCAGATATCCGGGTTTATCTCATATTCCGGCAGACCGGGCATCCCAGAACATGGACATGAGTCTTTCTGCCGGGTCTTTCAAATACTCTGGCCACTGCAAAGCTCCCTTCCTTCAGAAGTACTCCACAGGAGGGACAGTAGCGTTCTCTTGAAGGCTCTCTATGACCTGCCGGATGATTGCTGTAGCACCAGGGGCAACCGAAAATATTCATCAGTCTGTCTTCGCCCTGGCTGTAAATAACGGAGTGAACTCGTTCTCCCCTATGCAGGGCCTTTTCGCAGAGGGGACAGGGGGTGACTTTATCTTCAGATACATCTGAATCGTCTGAGAAGGAGTCAGTTCTTCCCTCATCTTTCTGTCTGGATGATAATAAGAAGGATATGATCAGGTAAAGGAGAATTGAGAATAAGATAATTATTATAAGAATTTCAGGAAACATCCGAGTTCTCTCCCTGTAATCTGGTCACAAGCCAAGGTTTCATATATTCTACATCTTATGGCAATACTGTATATGGTGGCAACTCCCGTTGGTAATCTTCAGGATATAACCTACCGGGCTGTGGAAGTCCTAAAAGAAGTCGATATTATCGCCTGTGAAGATACAAGGCATAGCGCAAAACTGCTGAATCATTACGGAATTCAGAAGCATCTTATCAGCTGCAGGGCCCGGAACGAGAAACAGAGTGCTCCCGGTATTGTAAAATTGCTGGATGAAGGCAAAAATATTGCCTATGTTTCTGATGCGGGAACCCCGGTTATCAGCGATCCCGGTCGATTACTGGTCCGTTGTGCCCGGGATGCAGGCCATGAAATTTATCCCATTCCCGGTGCATCTGCATTCTCCACTCTCATATCAGTCTGTGGATTTCATGGAAAATCCTATTTATT
This window harbors:
- the htpG gene encoding molecular chaperone HtpG, whose protein sequence is MSKRKFKTEVNQLLDLLIHSLYSHSEIFLRELISNSSDALDKLKYLTLTDDAFKNLEFDPRVDIIIDKNDKKTLTIKDNGIGMSEQDLVDSLGTIARSGTKNFLSQISGDDRKDSNLIGQFGVGFYSIFMVADKVDVISRKAGEDSAWKWSSDGREGFSLDSAEREEGNGTSVILHLNDTGKEYANRYDLEQIIKKYSNHIAFPIFLHYESSSYEGEGDDKKEVKEDKIEQINAASALWKRSTKEIKDEEYNEFFKSISNDMDDPLHRIHTRAEGTLEYTTLFFIPKKAPFDMYQADYKPGVKLYVRRVFITDDDKELLPTYLRFIRGVIDSEDLPLNVSREILQKNKVLASIRNASVKKILSELKKLSDKEEEYKNFIEQYNRPLKEGIYSDYANKDDLMELVRYKSTSVEGWTSLAAYVDRMTEDQKSIYFITGDNEGTLRNSPLLEAYKKKGIEVLIMDDEIDEIVAPMMGSYKEKEMKGVNKSGSADDLKTDEDKEKEKSVEPLLKKIKDALGEEVKDVVASSRLHESPSCIVADENDPTAQMQQMLKAMGQTEMPEIKPILEVNPDHAIVKQLQDSSDMTLLEDVSHLLLDQAILAEGAPLKDPHAFAKRLNRVLEKAL
- a CDS encoding CBS domain-containing protein, yielding MKILVGHSNMDLDCMGSLVLGRYLYPDAVCVKSRLIHPVAKSLYNLYKKHLNFMSSKDLRDQHVDEIVILDTRTSGRIREYMEFLPDFDGRMIVYDHHCNDSCDLKNAEIHSESYGSNTTILALILKESGTELNPVDATIALTGIFADTGNFTHENVCVEDFRASTWLMKQGASMKLVSQFLKPLKQDYQISLFHQVLNRLVYKKIHGHTIILSYFEMKDQVSGLAPIVEKVFEVENADALFVLFGLEKANKTLIIGRSQKETIDVSSILAPWGGGGHTRAASAQLKGKFGQEVYESFIKGLTHSLLPAVSAEDLMTPDVDIIQDSWSVLDASIFLEKIGHTGAPVLNDDNELIGFMTLRDISKARKSEQMKAPVRSYMTRKVHSCKSDASVKELESFFLQFNVGHIPVTHEGRLLGIVTRTDYLNYLERR
- the ltaE gene encoding low-specificity L-threonine aldolase → MNMKTTAIELRSDTFTRPSQAMRQAMYDAEVGDDVYGEDPSINALESRTAELCEAEAALFVSSGTMGNLIPLIIMGGRGKEVILHENAHILHHEVGGIAAVAGTVPIAAAGERGILTPDAVAGKIKENDYDIAHTSLITIENTHNFEGGTCWKKEDLAALSAYAQTKNLPIHMDGARCFNACAATGMSLKEIFSYVDSANLCLSKGLGAPVGSMIVGSRSLIEESRRWRKILGGGMRQAGVIAAAGLYALEHNRERLSEDHDHAMELAKSLDACGWVKVDLNRVETNIVFFNTPGINAKTVEQKLAEKGVRVIATAPEELRLVTSLEVSSEQIKEACRIITELSF
- the aroA gene encoding 3-phosphoshikimate 1-carboxyvinyltransferase → MSTVTIKGKSIASGSPITLRGSIQVPASKSHTIRALLIGSLAEGSSRIHQPLYSADTLSCLDACRKLGAVIEDCKDGWKVLSPIPFGAGEDVYIDVGNSGTSLYLLTAIAAVLGRKVHFDGDDQIRSRSAGRLLNALKALGAEVESSEDGYAPYWVKGPLKGGECSIECPTSQYLSALLLAAPLLESSDRECRIKVPLLMEQPYAEMTLKWMERQNIRWQQKEMKEFTISGGQKYRSFDAVIAADFSSATFFFCAAALTGSTLLIKGLDMEDSQGDKAVLDYLSTMGASIRHTEKGIEVRGGQLKGAVLDLNDTPDALPAMAVTACYAKGETRIINVPQARMKETDRISVMTAELRKMGAEIEETPDGMIIQGSPLTGNTVKGHGDHRVVMSLAIASLGAVGETVIDTAEAVNITYPGFFEQFEILRP
- a CDS encoding MGMT family protein, with the translated sequence MEEFSLQVIKIIKNIPPGKVCSYGRIAHMAGAPRGARQVARLLHSSSRKHSMPWHRVVNSSGGISLEGDAGQIQRGLLEAEGVEFTASGKVRLGKHLWEG
- the rsmI gene encoding 16S rRNA (cytidine(1402)-2'-O)-methyltransferase — encoded protein: MAILYMVATPVGNLQDITYRAVEVLKEVDIIACEDTRHSAKLLNHYGIQKHLISCRARNEKQSAPGIVKLLDEGKNIAYVSDAGTPVISDPGRLLVRCARDAGHEIYPIPGASAFSTLISVCGFHGKSYLFEGFLSPKSGKRKKRLTELLERNEAFMLYESPYRVIKVLQEIGELDPEREILMGREMTKKFEEYIEGTADNLIYRLESENHAKGEFALLVSAEKKG